Proteins from one Triticum aestivum cultivar Chinese Spring chromosome 7A, IWGSC CS RefSeq v2.1, whole genome shotgun sequence genomic window:
- the LOC123148832 gene encoding thaumatin-like protein, whose translation MATVTTGLVAAASLLLLLAGGASAATLALYNKCGETVWPGIQPGAGKEILARGGLQLLPNRATSIRLPAGWSGRVWGRQGCRFDAAGRGKCATGDCGGALYCNGAGGEPPATLAEITLGASASALDFYDVSLVDGYNVAIDMRPYHGSGANCLPAGCVSDLNSVCPAGLAVRGGNRVVGCRSACAAFGSAEYCCTGQFGGPQQCKPTTYSRLFKRACPKAYSYAYDDKTSILTCAAGTSYVVTFCPHRR comes from the coding sequence ATGGCGACGGTGACCACCGGCCTCGTGGCCGCGGCGTCGCTCCTCCTGCTGCTCGCGGGAGGCGCGTCGGCGGCGACGCTGGCGCTGTACAACAAGTGCGGCGAGACGGTGTGGCCGGGCATCCAGCCGGGGGCCGGCAAGGAGATCCTGGCGCGCGGCGGGCTGCAGCTGCTCCCCAACCGCGCCACCTCCATCCGCCTCCCGGCCGGCTGGTCGGGCCGCGTGTGGGGCCGGCAGGGGTGCCGCTTCGACGCGGCGGGCCGCGGCAAGTGCGCCACGGGCGACTGCGGCGGCGCCCTCTACTGCAacggcgccggcggcgagcccccggCCACGCTGGCCGAGATCACGCTCGGCGCGTCCGCCTCCGCGCTCGACTTCTACGACGTGAGCCTGGTGGACGGCTACAACGTGGCCATCGACATGCGGCCCTACCACGGGTCCGGCGCCAACTGCCTCCCCGCCGGCTGCGTCAGCGACCTCAACAGCGTCTGCCCCGCCGGCCTCGCCGTCCGCGGCGGCAACCGGGTCGTGGGGTGCCGCAGCGCATGCGCCGCGTTCGGGAGCGCCGAGTACTGCTGCACGGGGCAGTTCGGCGGCCCGCAGCAGTGCAAGCCGACGACCTACTCGCGGCTGTTCAAGCGGGCGTGCCCCAAGGCCTACTCCTACGCGTATGATGACAAGACCTCCATCCTCACCTGCGCCGCCGGCACCTCCTACGTCGTCACCTTCTGCCCCCACCGCCGCTAG